The Streptomyces sp. NBC_01689 genome includes a window with the following:
- a CDS encoding acyltransferase family protein has product MVRAAWPAVRATQAPASRPHARDCGPTAGGPGTGTPSQAAGKAPLRLDIQGLRALAVSLVVLAHAGVRHAAGGYIGVDVFFVISGFLITSLLLRELVRDGRISVRRFYARRALRLLPASTVVALVTLCGAWLFLSKIRFEEYVGDALSSTFYVVNLRLASAGTDYLNADSPPSPFQHFWSLAVEEQFYLVWPLLLWAGWKLARRRKRLVAVPFAMLCLASFALNVHVTGVSASWAYFGSHTRFWELGVGALLALSVGRLERLPTWVSGPMSWIGLVSLLVAAARFDDDTPFPGYYALVPVLGVALVLAGGCSPARYGAGLVLSLRPAVWLGGLSYSWYLWHWPVLVILPMALDRPATAPFGLVSAALALLLAWLTLHLVENPVRFHQVFRGRPLRALGLGAGLAAGAAAVALVAASFPPPIASDLAAPELRSMLAGAADPRAALSTLLDSPPHGLPSNLTPGLTGIRGTLSAVYRDACHIGYQSTATPPCVYGDRSASKVVVLFGDSHAAQWFPALDRLARERHWKLVSMTKASCKVATVTTVYQGRPYVSCDRWRTAQLARIRALRPALVITSSSDSADLARPSGDPRRQWTDGFARTYRELARSGAEVLAVVDTPWPKEDAVDCAGTHPLDLERCSSLVVDAVKDPGKKREITDAAAAADVSVIDPVPWLCGTGGCPVVVGDTLVYRDDSHLSETYAEAVAPVLGRELTALYGDDLSRRPGLVPESPAGR; this is encoded by the coding sequence GTGGTTCGTGCCGCCTGGCCCGCAGTGAGGGCGACGCAGGCGCCGGCATCCCGACCGCACGCCCGGGACTGCGGCCCGACAGCGGGTGGTCCGGGCACCGGAACGCCTTCCCAGGCGGCGGGGAAAGCCCCTCTGCGTCTCGACATCCAGGGGCTGCGCGCCCTCGCGGTCTCGCTGGTCGTCCTCGCCCACGCGGGCGTCCGCCATGCCGCGGGCGGCTACATCGGGGTCGATGTCTTCTTCGTGATATCGGGCTTTCTGATCACCTCGCTGCTGCTGCGCGAACTGGTCCGCGACGGCCGCATATCGGTGCGGAGATTCTATGCCCGCCGGGCGCTGCGGCTGCTGCCCGCGTCGACCGTCGTCGCGCTCGTCACGCTCTGCGGTGCCTGGCTCTTTCTGTCGAAGATCCGCTTCGAGGAGTACGTGGGGGACGCGCTCAGCAGCACCTTCTACGTGGTGAACCTCCGGCTGGCGAGCGCCGGTACCGACTATCTGAACGCGGACAGCCCGCCGTCGCCGTTCCAGCACTTCTGGTCGCTGGCGGTGGAGGAGCAGTTCTACCTGGTCTGGCCCCTGCTCCTGTGGGCCGGTTGGAAGCTCGCGCGGCGCCGGAAGCGGCTCGTGGCCGTGCCGTTCGCGATGCTGTGCCTCGCGTCCTTCGCGCTGAACGTGCACGTGACGGGCGTCTCGGCGTCCTGGGCGTACTTCGGCTCGCACACCCGCTTCTGGGAGCTCGGCGTCGGCGCGCTGCTCGCCCTCTCCGTCGGCAGGCTGGAAAGGTTGCCGACCTGGGTGTCCGGTCCGATGAGCTGGATCGGGCTCGTCTCCCTGCTGGTGGCGGCGGCCCGCTTCGACGACGACACACCGTTTCCCGGCTACTACGCCCTCGTCCCGGTGCTCGGCGTCGCGCTGGTGCTGGCGGGCGGTTGCTCGCCCGCGCGGTACGGCGCCGGCCTGGTGCTCTCCCTCCGGCCGGCCGTGTGGCTCGGCGGGCTCTCCTACAGCTGGTATCTGTGGCACTGGCCGGTGCTGGTCATCCTCCCCATGGCCTTGGACCGGCCGGCCACCGCCCCGTTCGGGCTGGTCTCGGCGGCGCTCGCGCTGCTCCTGGCCTGGCTCACGCTGCACCTGGTGGAGAATCCGGTGCGGTTCCACCAGGTGTTCCGCGGCCGGCCGCTACGGGCGCTGGGGCTGGGGGCGGGGCTGGCCGCGGGCGCGGCGGCCGTCGCACTGGTCGCGGCGAGCTTCCCGCCGCCCATCGCCTCGGACCTGGCCGCCCCGGAGCTGAGGAGCATGCTCGCCGGGGCGGCGGACCCGCGGGCGGCACTGTCCACCTTGCTGGACAGCCCCCCTCACGGTCTGCCGAGCAACCTGACACCCGGGCTCACCGGGATCAGGGGAACCCTCTCGGCGGTCTACCGGGACGCCTGCCACATCGGCTACCAGAGCACGGCGACACCGCCATGCGTCTACGGGGACCGGTCCGCGTCGAAGGTCGTCGTGCTCTTCGGGGACTCGCACGCGGCCCAGTGGTTCCCGGCGCTCGACCGGCTGGCCAGGGAGCGCCACTGGAAGCTCGTCTCCATGACCAAGGCGTCGTGCAAGGTCGCCACGGTCACCACCGTCTACCAGGGCCGGCCGTACGTGTCCTGCGACCGGTGGCGGACGGCGCAGCTGGCCAGGATCAGGGCCCTGCGCCCCGCCCTGGTGATCACCTCCTCGTCCGACTCGGCGGATCTGGCCCGGCCGTCCGGCGACCCGCGCCGTCAGTGGACGGACGGCTTCGCACGGACGTACCGGGAACTGGCGAGGAGCGGCGCCGAGGTGCTGGCCGTCGTGGACACCCCCTGGCCGAAGGAGGACGCGGTCGACTGCGCGGGGACCCATCCGCTGGACCTCGAACGCTGCTCGTCGCTCGTCGTGGACGCGGTCAAGGACCCCGGCAAGAAGCGTGAGATCACCGACGCGGCGGCGGCCGCGGACGTCTCGGTGATCGACCCGGTCCCCTGGCTCTGCGGCACCGGTGGGTGCCCCGTGGTGGTGGGCGACACCCTGGTCTACCGCGACGACAGTCACCTCAGCGAGACCTACGCGGAGGCCGTCGCGCCCGTTCTGGGCCGCGAGTTGACCGCCCTCTACGGCGACGATCTGAGCCGCCGTCCCGGGCTCGTCCCGGAGTCACCGGCCGGCCGCTGA
- a CDS encoding RNA polymerase sigma factor translates to MNQNSGDASRLENAALTRAAQAGEIAALGLLLERHRAGMRAVALSILGPGPDVDDVVQDAALTALRRVRDVRDPEAVGAWLRMIVRNACRSLLRSAVPSRPIEDLPMPATDDDPQRWLEQHTTRDWIWAAVEELSPTLRLPLVLRHFSTTVNSYERIADACGVPVGTVRSRLSQGRARLATALAATADTAHGDTARRVRASREEAHETLAAAESGHFGALMAERWSPGITLFRGSEPVGDRSVLERGMDSDLDAGVRQRLVHAVAGESLTLWEMDLLSPTDDPGHCPPSVAWLMTLDNGGRPLRLRLLHPRPVPALQSLTPM, encoded by the coding sequence ATGAACCAGAACTCGGGCGATGCCTCACGCCTCGAGAACGCGGCGCTCACCCGCGCCGCGCAGGCGGGCGAGATCGCCGCCCTGGGACTGCTGCTGGAACGGCACCGGGCGGGTATGCGCGCGGTGGCGCTGAGCATTCTCGGTCCGGGGCCCGACGTCGACGACGTGGTCCAGGACGCGGCCCTCACCGCGCTGCGCCGCGTGCGCGACGTCCGTGACCCGGAGGCCGTCGGCGCGTGGCTGCGGATGATCGTGCGCAATGCCTGCCGATCCCTGCTCCGCTCCGCCGTCCCGTCCCGGCCGATCGAGGACCTGCCCATGCCGGCCACGGACGACGATCCGCAGCGGTGGCTGGAACAGCACACCACCCGCGACTGGATCTGGGCGGCCGTGGAGGAGCTCTCCCCCACCCTGCGCCTGCCCCTGGTGCTGCGGCACTTCAGCACCACCGTGAACTCCTACGAGCGGATCGCCGACGCCTGCGGGGTCCCGGTCGGCACGGTCCGCAGCCGGCTCAGCCAGGGACGGGCCAGGCTCGCGACCGCCCTCGCCGCCACGGCGGACACCGCGCACGGCGACACCGCGCGGCGCGTCCGCGCCAGCCGGGAAGAGGCGCACGAGACACTGGCCGCCGCCGAGAGCGGTCACTTCGGCGCCCTGATGGCTGAGCGCTGGTCGCCCGGGATCACCCTGTTCCGAGGGTCCGAGCCGGTGGGCGACAGGAGCGTCCTGGAGCGCGGCATGGACAGCGATCTCGACGCCGGGGTCCGCCAGCGCCTCGTCCATGCCGTGGCCGGCGAGTCCCTCACCCTCTGGGAGATGGACCTCCTGAGCCCCACGGACGACCCGGGACACTGCCCGCCCTCGGTGGCCTGGCTGATGACCCTGGACAACGGCGGCCGTCCGCTCCGCCTCCGTCTCCTGCACCCGAGGCCGGTGCCCGCGCTCCAGTCGCTCACACCGATGTGA
- a CDS encoding TOPRIM nucleotidyl transferase/hydrolase domain-containing protein — protein sequence MADLHAFRDAVDVWATGGPAGPAGDLAGRLGVRTAVLLEGLSDLAAVEALAARRGRDLAAEGVCVVSMGGAMSVARYAGLLGPPGLGLRLAGLCDERERGFYARGLERARVPHGSFFVCAADLEDELIRALGTPGTEEIIEAEGDFRAWRTFLRQPAQHGRPRRQQLRRFLGTKRGRKIRYGRLLVDALAPEQVPAPLDDLLASL from the coding sequence ATGGCGGACCTACACGCGTTCAGGGACGCGGTCGACGTCTGGGCGACCGGCGGTCCCGCCGGGCCCGCGGGCGATCTGGCCGGACGGCTGGGGGTGCGGACGGCGGTCCTGCTGGAGGGCCTGAGCGACCTCGCCGCCGTGGAGGCTCTGGCCGCCCGGCGCGGCCGGGACCTGGCTGCCGAGGGCGTCTGTGTCGTGTCGATGGGCGGGGCGATGAGCGTCGCGCGCTACGCCGGGCTGCTCGGGCCTCCCGGCCTCGGCCTCCGTCTGGCCGGACTGTGCGACGAGCGCGAGCGGGGCTTCTACGCGCGCGGCCTGGAGCGGGCCCGCGTGCCGCACGGGAGCTTCTTCGTGTGCGCGGCGGATCTGGAGGACGAGCTGATCCGTGCGCTGGGTACACCGGGGACCGAGGAGATCATCGAGGCCGAGGGCGACTTCCGGGCCTGGCGGACCTTCCTGCGCCAGCCCGCGCAGCACGGCAGGCCCCGACGGCAACAGCTGCGGCGCTTCCTCGGGACGAAGAGGGGCCGCAAGATCCGATACGGCCGTCTCCTCGTCGACGCCCTCGCCCCTGAACAGGTGCCGGCGCCGCTCGACGACCTCCTCGCGAGTCTGTGA
- a CDS encoding DUF4232 domain-containing protein — MNAYRNADRPVATAGRGRRVGRVLLAGAAVAALGFAGTAAAQAATGSGAKSTKATPTCSASALKATFGKALAGGMNHQGVVINLRNLSGRTCALRGFPGLGLENSAHKALASHTYWGDTWYAASPAKKTLTLKDGESAEAVVSWSHANTGTSGAVHASYLEITPPASTQHKTLAFPQWVDHGELRVTVLARHITVNE; from the coding sequence ATGAACGCTTACCGGAACGCCGACCGTCCCGTGGCCACTGCCGGCCGCGGCCGCCGCGTCGGACGGGTACTGCTCGCGGGGGCTGCCGTCGCCGCACTGGGGTTCGCCGGTACGGCCGCCGCACAGGCCGCGACCGGCAGTGGCGCGAAGAGCACGAAGGCCACGCCGACCTGCTCCGCGTCCGCGCTGAAGGCGACCTTCGGCAAGGCACTGGCCGGAGGCATGAACCATCAGGGTGTGGTCATCAACCTGCGCAACCTCAGCGGCCGGACCTGCGCCCTGCGCGGCTTCCCCGGTCTGGGCCTGGAGAACTCCGCGCACAAGGCGCTCGCCTCCCACACCTACTGGGGCGACACCTGGTACGCGGCCAGCCCGGCCAAGAAGACCCTCACCCTCAAGGACGGCGAGAGCGCCGAAGCGGTCGTCTCCTGGAGCCACGCCAACACCGGCACCTCCGGCGCGGTGCACGCCTCGTACCTCGAGATCACCCCGCCGGCCTCCACCCAGCACAAGACGCTGGCCTTCCCGCAGTGGGTCGACCACGGCGAACTCAGGGTCACCGTGCTGGCCAGGCACATCACCGTGAACGAGTGA
- a CDS encoding 3'-5' exonuclease has product MDAAGGLLDVIDVEATCWRGQPPSGAVSEIIEIGLTVVDLRAGERVGRHRLVVRPARSVVSDFCTELTGLTQTEVDQGVSFAQACRTLAAEHGAGTRPWASWGDYDRKQFVRQCRATGAGYPFGAGHTNVKAVFTEAHGLRRRPGMAEALRVVGLPLEGRHHRGDDDAWNIAALVLDLVGRGSWPVAQVV; this is encoded by the coding sequence ATGGACGCTGCTGGAGGCCTGCTCGACGTCATTGATGTCGAAGCGACATGCTGGCGCGGACAGCCGCCGTCCGGCGCGGTCAGCGAGATCATCGAGATCGGGCTGACGGTCGTCGATCTCCGCGCCGGCGAGCGGGTCGGCAGGCATCGCCTGGTGGTCCGTCCCGCCCGGTCCGTCGTGAGCGACTTCTGTACGGAGCTGACGGGCCTGACGCAGACCGAGGTGGACCAAGGCGTGAGCTTCGCCCAGGCCTGCCGGACGCTGGCGGCCGAACACGGCGCGGGGACACGGCCCTGGGCTAGCTGGGGCGACTACGACCGCAAGCAGTTCGTCCGGCAGTGCCGGGCCACCGGAGCGGGCTACCCCTTCGGGGCGGGGCACACCAACGTCAAGGCGGTGTTCACCGAGGCGCACGGACTTCGCAGGCGACCGGGGATGGCGGAGGCCCTGCGTGTGGTCGGCCTGCCGCTGGAGGGACGTCACCACCGCGGTGACGACGACGCCTGGAACATCGCGGCCCTGGTGCTCGACCTGGTCGGCCGCGGTTCCTGGCCCGTCGCGCAGGTCGTCTGA